The following DNA comes from Pirellulales bacterium.
CGGCGCCCCGCCGCACGGCGGCATCGCCTTGGGCATCGACCGCTTTGTGATGCTGTTTGGCGGACTCGACAACATTCGCGATTGCATCGCCTTCCCCAAGACTCAGAAAGCGACCGACCTGATGACCGAGGCCCCCAGCCCGGTTGACGCGCGACAGCTCCGGGACCTGAAAATCCGCATCGAGAAAGAAGCGTAGGGTGAAACCAGGCCCGAGCCACAATTTGCAATTTGCAATTTGCAATTCGCAATTTGCAATAGTCGGTTCGGGTCCAATCCCAGGCCGCGGCAACGATTTCAAATTGCAAATTGCGAATTGCAAATTTGTCATTGGCGCGGTGGACCGTCGCGTCTCCGTAGGGCGGGACCAATGAACGGCTTCCGCGCATCAGGCGTCAGGCGTCCGGCTCAGGACAAGCAACATGGCGCCTGACGCCCGATGCCTGAAACCTGACGCCTAACCAATCCAAAATCCAAAATCCAAAATGTCCCTGACCACCTTCCGCATTGGCGTTCCCAGCAAGGGCCGGCTTTCCGAGCTGGCCGCCGAGCTGCTCAAAGAGGCCGGGCTGAGCTTCCGGCGTTCGGAGCGGAGCCTGTTCGCGCGTTGCCGCGACGTTCCCATCGACGTCACCTTTCTGCGCACCGACGATATTCCCGTCCTCTGTGCCGAGGGCGCCATCGACATGGGCATCACCGGCAGCGATCTGATCGCCGAGAGTGGGGCCGACGTCGCCGAGCGGCTCGATTTGGGCGTGGGCCAATGCCGCCTGGCCGTGTGCGTGCCCGAAGACAGCCCGATCCGGAAACCGAGCGAGCTCCACGGCTGCCGCATCGCCACCAGCTTCCCGCGCAACACCGAGGCTTATCTCGAGCGGCACGGCGCGACGGCCCACCTGGT
Coding sequences within:
- a CDS encoding amino acid--tRNA ligase-related protein — translated: GAPPHGGIALGIDRFVMLFGGLDNIRDCIAFPKTQKATDLMTEAPSPVDARQLRDLKIRIEKEA